Proteins encoded by one window of Sorex araneus isolate mSorAra2 chromosome 3, mSorAra2.pri, whole genome shotgun sequence:
- the CDK5R1 gene encoding cyclin-dependent kinase 5 activator 1, which yields MGTVLSLSPSYRKATLFEDGAATVGHYTAVQNSKNAKDKNLKRHSIISVLPWKRIVAVSAKKKNSKKVQPNSSYQNNITHLNNENLKKSLSCANLSTFAQPPPAQPPAPPASQLSGSQTGVSSSVKKAPHPAVTSAGTPKRVIVQASTSELLRCLGEFLCRRCYRLKHLSPTDPVLWLRSVDRSLLLQGWQDQGFITPANVVFLYMLCRDVISSEVGSDHELQAVLLTCLYLSYSYMGNEISYPLKPFLVESCKEAFWDRCLSVINLMSSKMLQINADPHYFTQVFSDLKNESGQEDKKRLLLGLDR from the coding sequence ATGGGCACGGTGCTGTCCCTGTCCCCCAGCTACCGGAAGGCCACGCTGTTTGAGGATGGCGCGGCCACGGTGGGCCACTACACGGCCGTGCAGAACAGCAAGAACGCCAAGGACAAGAACCTGAAGCGGCACTCCATCATCTCCGTGCTGCCCTGGAAGAGGATCGTGGCCGTGTCGGCCAAGAAGAAGAACTCCAAGAAGGTGCAGCCCAACAGTAGCTACCAGAATAACATCACGCACCTCAACAATGAGAACCTGAAGAAGTCGCTGTCGTGCGCCAACCTGTCCACCTTCGCCCAGCCCCCGCCAGCCcagccgcccgcgccgcccgccagCCAGCTCTCGGGCTCCCAGACCGGGGTGTCGTCCTCCGTCAAGAAGGCCCCGCACCCCGCCGTCACCTCGGCAGGGACGCCCAAACGGGTCATCGTCCAGGCGTCCACCAGTGAGCTGCTGCGCTGCCTGGGCGAGTTCCTGTGCCGCCGGTGCTACCGCCTCAAGCACCTGTCCCCCACGGACCCTGTGCTCTGGCTGCGCAGCGTGGACCGCTCGCTGCTGCTGCAGGGCTGGCAGGACCAGGGCTTCATCACGCCTGCCAACGTGGTCTTCCTCTACATGCTCTGCAGGGATGTCATCTCCTCCGAGGTGGGCTCCGACCATGAGCTGCAGGCCGTCCTGCTGACCTGCCTATACCTGTCCTACTCCTACATGGGCAACGAGATCTCCTATCCGCTCAAGCCCTTCCTGGTGGAGAGCTGCAAGGAGGCCTTTTGGGACCGCTGCCTCTCGGTCATCAACCTCATGAGCTCCAAGATGCTGCAGATCAACGCGGACCCCCACTACTTCACACAGGTGTTCTCCGACCTGAAGAATGAGAGTGGCCAGGAGGACAAGAAGCGGCTCCTGCTCGGGCTCGATCGGTGA